TGTTGCTTGTGTGTTGTCTCCTGGTTAGACGGCGAGCTCCTTCAGGCCTAGCCCAGCGCCCAGCCCACGGTCCATGTGCCGGCCTCAGTGCTTGCTGACCACTTTCATAGCTGGTGCTGTTTCTTCCTGAAGCTCTGGAGGACAgtctttttttcttgcctctgtaCCCCCAGTGGCCAGCACCCTGCCTGGCATAGGATAGGGACCTAAAATGATGGCATGGAGCTGGCTCTCTTAGCTTGGCCATCCTGCCATCTTGCCCTCTAGGTACCTGCTGAGCCACGGGGCCAACATTGCCGCTGTGAACAGCGATGGGGACCTGCCCTTGGACCTGGCAGAGGCCGATGCCATGGAGAGTCTGCTGAGGGCGGAGATTGCCCGCCGAGGTGGGCAGGAAGGAAGCTGAGAGTGCATGTGGGCCCTGTGCCTTCTCCCAGAGCTGACGATGGTTTTGTCTCTTCTCCCCAAAGGCGTGGATGTGGAGGCTGCAAAGCGGGCTGAGGAGGAGCTCCTGCTTCATGACACTCGGTGTTGGCTGAATGGGGGTGCCATGCCGGAGGCCCGCCACCCCCGCACAGGCGCCTCAGCCCTGCACGTGGCCGCTGCCAAGGGCTACATGGAGGTGATGAGGTAGGAGGCTCCCTTCCCGGCCCTCCTCTCCCCTTGGAGGCATGGTGGGTGTGTGGCTTGGAATGAGCCTCCCCTCTGGGCCTGAGGCTGGGGGGCTCATACTGCCTCGTGAGGCGAAACAGGGTGTGTAGGGGCTCGGCCAGCCTCCCCTCCTGGCTCATGGGGTGCTGCCAGGCACCGCTGCCCAGGTTTCACAGATGCCTGTGGCAGCCTCTCAAGCTGGTCGGGGTGGGACGTTAGAGGGGGTGGCCCGGAAGGGCCTGTCAGTCATTCCTGGGGCTGTGGTCTCCAGCGAAGGTCACCTAGGATCTGTGCTTAGGCCTGGGTCAGGTGACTCCTTTTTACCAGTGACCTGGGTTAAGGCACAGACGGCCTGCTCATCAGATCCACAGGTTTCTACACAGCTGGGCTCCAGAGCCACCCGCCTGGATGACAATCCCACAAGAGCAGCTTGACAGGCAAGATTAATGGGCTGTGTCTGAGCAGGTCCAATTACATAGCAACAAGTGTGAAGGTTGGACAGCTGCTGTTCTGAAGAAGAGCTGTGGGtcttagtggaccacaagctcccGATGAGTCTGCTGGGGTATGCGGTAGCCAGACAAACAGCCAGAACAGTCTTAGGCTAAATGAAAAAGAGGCCCAGTGTCCAGGCCTAGGGAAGGGGACCAGTCCTGCTGTGCCCTGCCCTGGACAGATGACCTCTGGGCACTGTTTCTAagaacattgacaaactggagagtCCAGAGGAGAAGGCTCAGAAagagttgaaggaattgggactGAGGAAATCTGGAGGGGTGTGAGAGGGCGGCTTCTTCAGGCTTGGGTCCTGGCTACGAGAACCAGAAGCAGGAGCCGGGGGCGGGAAGCGGCCATCCGGTGTCAGAATCGCTTTCTAGTCTCGAGGCCTCGTCCGGCGTGCGAGGGGCTGCTGTCCCCCGCTCCCCGCAGGCCTTGTCTGCTGGGTGGCCATGAGGCAGAGGGGATGCCTGGTCAGGGAAGGGTCAGACCCACGGCCCCTTGTGGCTGTGGTGCCGCCCCGATGGGAGCCTTGCAGCTCTGTGTGCCTCCCTGGGTCCGGGTTTTTGAGGTGGTTAGACCACACCAGTGATCTGTTTTCTGTAAACTTGGTTGTTTTTTGATTATCACTACATCTCAATAGAGGCGCCTTTGTCTCCCTTGCATTTTATTTCATGCCTTTCAAAGCATGCtcctgagaaggggcccatagacCGACCATCCCAGGAACCGTGATGCAAGAGAGATGAACAAGGTCCTGGACCCGGGACTGGGTCCCTGCGGGCTCGCTGACTAGGGAGCGGTGTGGCCTTGGGTGGGGAGCCTCCGTTTTCTCATGCCAGacctcctgtctctctcctgGACCGCAGGCTGCTCCTCCAGGCCGGCTATGACCCTGAGCTGCGTGATGGCGACGGCTGGACGCCCTTACACGCAGCTGCCCACTGGGGCGTGGAGGATGCCTGCCGCCTGCTGGCCGAGCACGGGGGAGGCATGGACTCCTTAACCCATGCGGTGAGGGGCCCGAGCCACGCTGTGGAGGGGGatcaggggtgggggaaggcctGAGTGGCCAGGACCTGGGTCGCACTCCCCCCATCTCTGCCCTGGGCCGGGCCCTTCCGGAAgcttcagtttctgtatctgtaaaacgGAGGACgctcttcccctcctctgctcCACAACCCCGAACAAGGGATTATTTagtcagcatttattaggcacctgctgtGTTCTGGCCCTTTACAATGCTTTACCCTGATTACCTTATTTGATTATCCCTAGGAGAGAGgagctattatgatctccatcttagaggtgaggaaactgaggcaaagacccagggtcacccagctagtgtctgaggccagatttgaactcaggtcttccttactccaggcccagtgctttactTAGcacttcgtgtgtgtgtgtgcgcgcgcgcgtacACGTGTGCTGTTGGTGTGGAAGGTGCTTGAGCTGTCTCTTGAAGGGGGACGTGAGGAATGGTTGTGCTCCAGGAAAGGGGACGCTGGGCCTCgtgtgaggggagagagaaggcccGTCTGGCCCGTGGGCTCCCGGCGAGGTCACACAGCGGATTGGGGCAGGCCAGAGAGGGCGCTCCAGCAAAACAGAAGAGCGGTGCTTGGATTCTAGAGGCCGTGAGAGCCAGTGAGGGAATGACGCAGTCAGATTGCTGGTGCTGAGTCCGTCCACcgtcccgtcccccccccccccccccccgccccgtcaTCCTTCTCTTCCCATCCCTACCGCCCTCAGACGTGCCCAGGACCCTCAAGCTTTCCTCCTATACCCCTTCTCTCCTAGAGAAAAAAGCACCATGTCCCCTTGCTGCCTCCACCTCCTCGCCTTTGTTCCTCTGACCTCTCGGCTCAGAgctgacactgctctctctagTCTGGAGCTCTCAGGCCTTGTCTCTACGTGAGGTCATCTGGGCCCTGTCTGGCGTCTGGACAGTGTCAGGGTCACCACAACCCACGGTGGCGCTGCCCTGCCCGTGTCAGAACGTGGTTGGGCTCCAGGGTCCCGTTTCCACAGGCTTTCTTCTGGGAGGCACCTGGCTCGTTGTCACTGGGCTTTCTTGGGGATTTCTCCGCTCCTCCGGGGGTTTTACTGAGACTGCCTTTTCTTCTCGTCCTGCCCCCGAGCCCCTGGGGcatctcttctctctgtgctGTCTTGCTTGGGCTCTATCATCGTCCCTGTGCAGACGACTTCCAGCTCCATCAGCCCTCAGCTTCGTCTTCCCTTGGATAAACTGTCCTCCTTCATCTCCCCACACCCCACTCAAGAGAACCGGCAAGTTCCACCCCTCATCCTCCTCTTTCCTTGTGTCCTCCTCGTTTTCTCTTTTGGATCTTCGGAACAGAACAAGCCACCCCAGGACCTCAGTTCTTCTCACTCGCCTTCCTCAGTACTCTATGAAGATGGAGTAGTTATGAAGAGAGACGTATTTTccttcctctgttagaatgtcAGCCCCACACCATCCTATGGCCCTTTCTAAGTGCTAAAATCATTTGAcatttcctaggtttttctgcaCTCTCGTGCCAGTAGTTCAGAGTTCATGTTCATCTCTGGTTTTTTCGTCAGAAATGTTTCAATGTCCTCTGTtccattaaagattcatttttatgCCCCTGTGGGTAGCttggtggtataatggatagagctaTCGGCTTGggggtaaggaagacctgagttccagtccagcctcagtttctagctgtgtgagcctggacgaGTCATTTcgcctctgtctcagttttctcacctgtagaaCGGGGTTAAGAACAGCTCTgcgccccaccccctccacccccgaTTGTGAGGACTTGATGAGGTGGTGTTTCTGAAGCCCTTTTCAGACATAAAAGCCCTGTAGGAATGCTCACTCTTACTGTCATTTGTATTACGGTGGCCACCCTGCGCTGTAAGCCTTCAAGCCTctcttgctttttggaatattgaGTTCCAAGCTCAGTCCTCATTGACGGTCAAGGCTGCTGGTCTTGTGGGATCTGCAGCATGCTGCTTCTTTGAAAGATGGGCCGAGGTTCCCCTGGGTTTGCTGTTGGACTACTCACACATTCCTTTCCTTCCCGGGTCCTTGTCGCCATCAGATCTTTCTTGATTTTCGGAGAGTCCCTTTCATGCGTGACGCTAGCGACTTTCTTCCTGTCATCTCTGGCTGCCTTTCTTCTTGGTATAGTGCGTAGTCCTGGCTGTGGCACAAAGCTTGGCCCTGCTGGGTCTCACCCTGGGTCGCCTCTGACCTCTCCTTGGATCCTTGAGGTCGTCTGGACAGTGTCAGGGTCACCGCAGCCCATGGAGGCGCTGCCCGGCCCGCGTCAGAGTGCGGCTGGGCTCCAGGGTCCCACTTCCGCAGGCTTTCTCCTGGGAGGCCCCTGGCTCGTCGCTATGGTGTCTTGTGGGGTTTCCTCATTATTTATCCTGGTACACGTTTCCCCTGTCTCTGGAGTGGGTATGGGGGAGTTTGGTAGTTGACTCCCACGTGGGCCGCCATCTTGGCTGGAAGTCCTCTCTCCAGCCTCCTCtagggtctccctgcctccctcttagCTTGGTCACTCTGTAAAGTGGGCCTAAGGCCACTAGGGGCACCACAGGACCAAGAGCTCGGGGCGCACATCCGGCCTCAGCCGCTTCCTCCTTGTGTGATTTGTGTGATGCTGGCCAGgtcccttcacctctgtctgcctcagtttccccgagTGTCAGATGGGGATGTTAATAGCCCCTCCCCCACAGGCGgttgaagatcagatgagataaaatttgtaagaaGTGATTAGTGTGgcgcccaacacatagtaggtgctctataaatgctgaTTCTCTCCCCGttccccccccctgcccccatgtACATTTCCCCTCCATAGAGTCAGGGATGGGgggctggttttgttttttttttttcccctggcgccttggcacacagtaggtgttaagTAAATGCATGGCGAAGGGAGGAGTATGTGCACTGGTCAACTCTTGGTGTCCTCCTAGGAGGGATGAAGGCTGGGGCTTGGCCTCCACAGCTCCAGGCTCACcaccatcttcctccttcttgcctACTTCAGGGGCAGCGTCCTTGTGACCTGGCGGACGAGGAAGTGCTGAGCCTTCTGGAGGAGCTGGCCCGAAAGCAGGAAGATGTGAGGCCCTGGGGGTCTCACCCCACCTCCTTCACTCAGCCCCCTCaggcccccctccccctcccctgggcCAAGGCCCCCCCCTTGCGCCTCAGCCCCCTCAggtccccccttccctcccccctggGTCTCGGGCCCCTCaggcccccctccccctcccctgggcctcagcctcctcagGACCCCCCACTTCACCCTCTCCTGGGGCCCTGATTGTCAGGTCCTCAAGCCTGCTTGACTGTGGCTCTTCACACTCTGCCCCTCCATCTTGTGGGGCCCCTGTTATCTCAGGACTCGGCCATCCCTGACAGCTTCctgctcttctttctccccagCTTCGGAACCAGAAAGAAGCCATGGCCCAGGGCCGAGGGACAGAGGCTGGCCCCGAGCCACAGCCGCCAGCCAGCAGCAAACATAGGAGGTAGGGGTGGGCCTAGGCCAGGCTGGGCTGGGCCAGGGGCCTCCCCTGGCCCCTCACTTCAGCGTGGGCTCCCCTTGTGCCCTCATAGGAGCTCTGTGTGTCGTCTGAGCAGCCGGGAAAAGATCTCCCTCCAGGATCTCTCCAAGGAGCGGCGGCCGGGGGGCACTGGGGCCCCCCCACTCCGGGATGAGGAGGAGGGTGAGGAGGAATCCCCAGGTGAGGAGGCTCTGGGGCCTGGGGTGGGGTGAccaaggtggggagagaggagacccACTGACCTCTGACTGCCCCTATCCCCCAGAGCCCAGTGCCTTGAATGGAGTATCTTCCCCACAGAACCTGGACCCCCCCAGCCCCAAGGTGAGTCACTGAGAGGGGCCTGGGGGATTCCCATATCCAGATGCCAGGCTGCAGAGTGCCTGTGGTATAGGCCAAGTGCCCAGGGCCATGGAACATGAGGGTCCTGGGGCACTGGGTCCTCCCCCACCTGCTGTAGCTGTTGGGGATGCCCCAGAATGGGGGCACTGACGCCTTCAGAGGCTTGGTGGTTGGGGGCCCGGGGCCATTCACCCCTGTTGATCTGCAGTACCAGCCAGGATCCGAGTTTTCATTGCCCATCATTTGGGGCCATGGTCAGGGGATCTGGGCTGGGTTTGGAGATGACCTTTCACAAGGAGCATCTACCCCTCACCCCCGGGCTCCCCCACTTGAGGATGGCAGGACGACCCTTAGGTGGGCCACATCCCCACCTCTACCCTCTCTCTTCCATAGACGAAGGAGCTCCGTCTGGCCCGTGTGCCCCCAACGCTCTCCCGGAAGATGAACGAGACCCCTGAAGTGTGAGTATGCGGGGGGCCCTTGGGGAGAGAAGGCCAGGCCCTGGCTGGCACCCAGTCTGGCACTACTGACTTCCTGGGAGCCTGGGCAAAGTGGGGGTGATGACCCACAGGGAAGTAATGAATGAGAAGTGGTCACTGTCATCTCCCCTTCTGAATCCCAGGATTGTGGAGCCCCCGACACCACTGCCAGCTGTGCCAAACACCCCAGGGTCAGCCTCTTTGGCCCCCACTGATTCCCGGGACCGACGGAGGTGAGGTGGAAATGGGGAAGGGGTGCTGCTCAAAGAGGAGGGGTGGCATTGAGAATGGAGCGGTGCCCACAGAGCTAGCCTAACTCACCTGCTGGCctgcttcctccccctcctcgtcttctcccttcccctttttcccatcctctcttctccccctccccttccgctccctccccctttccccgtcccctcttctccccttccccgtctgttccctcccccttccccatatccccttttctccctctcccctcctcttcctccttcctctccccctcctcccttctccagatCATACCAGATGCCTGTGAGGGATGAGGAGTCTGAGTCTCAGCGCAAGGCTCGGTCCCGGCTCATGCGCCAGTCACGGAGATCGACTCAGGTGAGGCTCTGGGTGGGTGGGAGCTGGAGCCCTTAGGGCTGCTGGGGTCTTGTTCTCCCTTCATTGGTCCCTATTCCCCAGGGGGTGACGCTGACAGACctgaaggaggcagaaaagagcGTGGTGCGGGGCcctgagccagagaaggaagagatgcgCTCAGGGGACCTGGTGAGCTCAGGATGATGTCTGGGGAGAGCTGTTGGGAGTCAGGGTGGGGGTACAGCTGAGGATGATGCCTGGTGAGCTGGGGCAGGGGCTCAGGGCCAGCCCCCCCCTCGCCTGACGCCCTCTCCCATCATCCAGGACCCTTCTCGTCGGCCCCGAGTCCCTGGGCTGGAGAACTCGGATGCCACTGTCCAGAGAGGTATGTGTCGGGGAGGGgcggcccctcccccagcctgggGTCACTAGGACAGGGTGTGGGCAGGAGGACACCAGGGTGTCCAGGTCTGACCCCATGTCACTCCAGCAGAGGAGCCTGAGGGGGAAGGCCGCAGCCAGCGGGTGATTCCAGACCGACGGAAAGTCCGTAAGGAGCACCGGGGGCTGGCCGAGGTGAGGGGCTGGAAGCTGTATTTGGGGTCCTAGGGCTTGGGTGGGTGACCTCGGggggggcctcagttttcccgtTGGCTGACAAGCCTGTGCCTGTGTTGGAGCCTTCGTGTTGCCGTGTCCTGGTTTGAGGATCTCACTGACAAGGGGGGTGGTGGAGGGCGGTTTGGTGCCCTCCTCCACCCCCCGCCTGCCTCGATTCCAGGGCGAGGAGGCAGAGCCCGTGGACCCCCTAGCGCGTGAAGAGAGCCCAGCCTCCAGGTACCTGCTGCCATTCCCCATGTGGTGCCCGGCGTcccggggggtggggtgggcgggGAGAATGGAGTGAGCTTGGCCCGCACACTGACCAGGTCTCCTCGGTCCCCAGAGTGGTGGACGGCTCCAAGGGACTGCGACCACGGGCGGAGCCCACAGACCCGCACCCGGACAACAGCAACTTCCGCAAGGTGAGCCCCTTTGGTCCATGCATCCATTTGGGTCCCCATTATCAGGTCTCGGGTTCGAGGGGGacccctctctgagcttcagcttaCCCCTATGTCAGTTGGGGCTGGATTGGATCAGGAGCGTTTTAGGGCTGCCAGCTCTGAGTCCTGGCTTCCTCTGCCCCTGCCCTCTGTGCCCCAGCTGTACCTGAGCCTACAGGGGGAGAATGAGAGACTCAGGGACACTCTGCAGGAGACCACCCTGGGGCTGTCACAGCTGAAGGTGGAGCTGGAGCGGGCCACGCAGGTCAGTGCCTGGGGAGGCTGGGGGCCAGGGGCTGGGACTGGGGGCTCCCTGCTGcagctccctccccttccttccttcctctgccccctcccctccccactgcccTCTTCTCTGCCCCCCTGCCCTtcaccctccccttctctctcctcccctccccctccctcactgcCCTTGTCCCCGACACAGAGACAGGAGCAGTACGCAGACAGGCCGGCCATGCTGGAGCTGGAGAGATTTGTGAGTGGGaggaaaggggatgtggggggtggggagggggcactcTGGGGCTCAGCCTTGTCTCTGGAGCTTGATCCCCTGGGTAACCCTAGGTCTGCAGCTTCCCTCCTTAGGACCTGTTTCCTAGTCTCATAGTTGGGTGGGGGACTGGGAGCCCGAGGGGGTGTCTCCTAGAGGCATGGGCCCCTGGGATGGGGCTTCCCCATGCTTCCCCCTTCTCTGATGGGGCCCCCTCCCCAGGAACGGCGGGCCCTAGAGAGGAAGGCAGCCCAGCTGGAAGAGGAACTGAAGGTGAGGAGAATGGCCATGGCGGGGTGGGGCTGGCCCACCTTCCCTTTGGGTGACCATGCTCCCCCTGTCCCTCAGGCCCTGTCTGACCTGCGGGCTGACAACCAGCGCTTGAAGGATGAAAATGCCGCCCTCATCCGGGTCATCAGCAAACTCTCCAAgtgattccccccacccccaccctgggaGGGGGGGtgcctggctctgctcccctcttctcccctcaccccctatTTATGCAGCTGCTTCTGCCACAGATCATTCCTTTGTGTGAAACTTGGGGACCTTGGAGGGGACATCAGgagtcccctccccccagtcaCTCCCCTAAAAAAGCCATaatcacccccccacccccccactccctaGCACCCTAGGGCCCTCGGGGCCCAGCTGCCTGGATCGAAGGAGCAGGGGCAGGGGGCACCCCTGGTGATAGCCTGGGGGGGCCATGGGAGGGGGCTGGGCCGTCAGGAGGATGGGGCTGGATGGGGGGTGCTGAGGGCTTCCAAGATTGGGACCAGAGACATGGGACAGTGGTGGAGGACAGAATGTAGCTGAAGGTCGGTGGGAGAAGTTGGTTAAAGAAGAATCTTGGGGCCAGAGCTGCCAGGAGGTGGTGGAGGCCCAGGATCGATGAGCCGGAGAAAGAAGATGCAGACTTTGGGGACCAGGGCAGCAGAGAGCGAtcctcctcaccttccccctgCTCCTGCTTCCTCTCCACTTCACGTGTGATgccaccccctcctctcctcccccctccaggGAGCAAAGAATGTGCCAATGGTCCCTGCCTCCTTAGGCCGCCGGCCGGGGCTGCTGGGACGTGTATATAGGGGCGTGGGTTTTTTTCTGGGGGCCCCACGCCCACTTCTGATGTGCAATAGGGGAAGGAGGCTTCTATTTTTGTGGCCGGGGTTGCCCCCCGCCGCCTGgggtcggggtggggggagggcaccCATGCTGGGAGAAAGTATTTTCCTGAGACCTGCCGAGGCCACGGGGCACCGCCAATAAAGGGTGTGACTTTGCTGTCAGCGTCAGGGTCTGTGTGTGGGGGCTGACCCTCGGCTTCCAGATTGGGGCACCTGCCCACCCCCTTTGTTTGGCCAGCCAGGGGGGAAGAGCTTGCCTCTGATgaattggcatttattaagcacgtgctgtgtgccaggtgctgtgcttaGCCCTGTAGATATGGAAAGGCGAaggcagcctctgccctcaagggcacCCGATCTGACAGGGCCAATGGCCAACAAGTTCCCGTTGGATGTGATGGCACAGGAGGACCCGGGCATTGAGgggcttggggaaggcttcctagacAAACAAGGTGAGATTTAGCTGGGCCTTAGAGGTGGGCTGAGGGTAGAGTGGCAGGCAGAACCTCCAGCAG
This Trichosurus vulpecula isolate mTriVul1 chromosome 2, mTriVul1.pri, whole genome shotgun sequence DNA region includes the following protein-coding sequences:
- the PPP1R12C gene encoding protein phosphatase 1 regulatory subunit 12C, which encodes MSGSAAEAGAGAGAARERRQEQLRQWARAAGAGEPAGGGGRARARTVRFERAAEFLAACAGGDLEEARAMVRGGPGPGLLDSTNADGISALHQACIDENLEVVRFLVEEGASVNQADNEGWTPLHVAASCGYLDIAQYLLSHGANIAAVNSDGDLPLDLAEADAMESLLRAEIARRGVDVEAAKRAEEELLLHDTRCWLNGGAMPEARHPRTGASALHVAAAKGYMEVMRLLLQAGYDPELRDGDGWTPLHAAAHWGVEDACRLLAEHGGGMDSLTHAGQRPCDLADEEVLSLLEELARKQEDLRNQKEAMAQGRGTEAGPEPQPPASSKHRRSSVCRLSSREKISLQDLSKERRPGGTGAPPLRDEEEGEEESPEPSALNGVSSPQNLDPPSPKTKELRLARVPPTLSRKMNETPEVIVEPPTPLPAVPNTPGSASLAPTDSRDRRRSYQMPVRDEESESQRKARSRLMRQSRRSTQGVTLTDLKEAEKSVVRGPEPEKEEMRSGDLDPSRRPRVPGLENSDATVQRAEEPEGEGRSQRVIPDRRKVRKEHRGLAEGEEAEPVDPLAREESPASRVVDGSKGLRPRAEPTDPHPDNSNFRKLYLSLQGENERLRDTLQETTLGLSQLKVELERATQRQEQYADRPAMLELERFERRALERKAAQLEEELKALSDLRADNQRLKDENAALIRVISKLSK